The proteins below come from a single Frankiales bacterium genomic window:
- a CDS encoding pilus assembly protein yields the protein MHTPASPRKRDRPGGDAGSASVEIAILGPALLLLVFAIVQGGLWFYAHNLALAAAEEGVTTGAAYGARPDAGVARTRNFLDQQAGDSLTATTISSAGSTPTVVRIAVTGRSLSVLPGVPGIEVTAIAVGPVERFTTDGAP from the coding sequence ATGCATACGCCCGCGAGCCCCCGCAAGCGTGACCGCCCCGGCGGTGACGCGGGTTCGGCGAGCGTCGAGATCGCGATCCTCGGCCCAGCCCTGCTGCTCCTCGTCTTCGCCATCGTGCAAGGCGGGCTGTGGTTCTACGCCCACAACCTCGCCCTCGCCGCCGCCGAAGAGGGCGTCACCACCGGTGCCGCCTACGGTGCTCGACCCGACGCGGGCGTCGCACGAACCCGCAACTTCCTCGACCAGCAGGCTGGCGACTCGCTGACCGCGACCACGATCAGCAGCGCAGGAAGCACGCCCACCGTGGTCCGCATCGCAGTGACTGGCCGGTCCTTGTCGGTGCTGCCCGGCGTCCCCGGCATCGAGGTCACCGCGATCGCTGTGGGACCTGTCGAACGGTTCACCACCGACGGCGCCCCATGA
- a CDS encoding pilus assembly protein — translation MTPAGASPRRRDTGSITLELTILTPAVLLLLGLVIVAGRIEIASQAIDGASQAAAREASLARTPQAARAAATRAATEYLAAHNLHCTGVTVSVDTTGFAVAVGNPAQVTARVTCTLDLGDLSVPGVPGSRSLTSQSVSVLDTYRAR, via the coding sequence ATGACCCCCGCCGGTGCGTCCCCTCGCCGTCGGGACACGGGGTCGATCACGTTGGAGCTGACGATCCTGACCCCGGCTGTCCTTCTCCTGCTCGGGCTGGTCATCGTCGCGGGTCGCATCGAGATCGCCAGCCAGGCCATCGACGGCGCGTCCCAGGCCGCGGCTCGCGAAGCGTCCCTGGCCCGAACCCCGCAGGCCGCCCGTGCCGCCGCCACGCGGGCCGCCACCGAGTACCTCGCGGCCCACAACCTGCACTGCACGGGTGTCACGGTGAGCGTGGACACCACTGGTTTCGCGGTTGCGGTCGGGAACCCGGCCCAGGTCACCGCCCGCGTCACCTGCACGCTGGATCTCGGGGACCTCTCGGTCCCCGGTGTGCCCGGTTCCCGCTCGCTGACCAGTCAGTCCGTGAGTGTCCTCGACACGTATCGGGCTCGCTGA